One part of the Chiroxiphia lanceolata isolate bChiLan1 chromosome 14, bChiLan1.pri, whole genome shotgun sequence genome encodes these proteins:
- the LOC116794123 gene encoding rho-related GTP-binding protein RhoG-like translates to MQTIKCVVVGDGAVGKTCLLISYTTNAFPEEYIPTVFDNYSAQMTVDGRTVSLNLWDTAGQEEYDRLRTLSYPQTNVFIICFSIGSPSSYANVRHKWHPEVSHHCPNVPILLVGTKRDLRNDLETVKKLKEQSLAPTTPQQGTSLAKQIGAVKYLECSALNQEGVREVFAEAVRAVLYPVTKKNTRKCVLL, encoded by the coding sequence ATGCAGACCATAAAGTGTGTGGTCGTCGGAGACGGCGCTGTGGGAAAAACTTGTCTCCTCATCAGCTACACCACCAATGCCTTCCCAGAGGAGTACATCCCGACTGTGTTTGACAACTACAGTGCCCAGATGACTGTGGATGGCCGGACAGTCAGCCTGAATCTCTGGGACACTGCAGGCCAGGAGGAATACGACCGCCTGCGCACGCTCTCCTACCCTCAAACTAACGTCTTCATCATCTGCTTCTCCATTGGCAGCCCCTCTTCCTATGCAAATGTGAGGCACAAATGGCACCCTGAAGTTTCTCACCACTGTCCAAATGTCCCCATTCTTCTAGTGGGCACGAAGAGAGACTTGAGAAATGACCTGGAAACAGTTAAAAAGTTGAAAGAGCAGAGCTTGGCTCCCACCACCCCGCAGCAGGGGACTTCACTGGCTAAACAAATTGGAGCAGTCAAATATTTGGAGTGCTCAGCGTTGAATCAGGAGGGCGTTCGGGAGGTGTTTGCTGAAGCTGTCCGTGCAGTTCTGTATCCTGTGACGAAGAAGAACACAAGAAAATGTGTCTTATTGTAG